The proteins below come from a single Deltaproteobacteria bacterium genomic window:
- a CDS encoding TetR/AcrR family transcriptional regulator: MALSRTSHRISRSRRATQQNQNELVPANGDDATHSRRTVIEGHLLDVAAKRFASTGYRQTTLEDIARHAGIAKASMYRYFENKQELLAKIFLKVAGTFALGLQPLQHASISPEEKLRRAIQHLLRTIGENVALFTVFYGEEADLPDRLRAEVSEARQHVAAGLEQVLREGMAQGVFRDLNVKLTAQAIIGMCAWLHKWYSSSGERLDDIATEFVELIERGCLATRGAEAEDALADRLRHVHDMLGSLIGRAERLEKASR, translated from the coding sequence ATCGTATCTCGCGGTCTCGTCGAGCAACCCAGCAGAACCAAAACGAACTGGTTCCTGCGAATGGGGACGACGCAACCCATTCGCGCCGTACGGTCATCGAAGGCCATCTTCTTGATGTTGCAGCCAAACGCTTTGCCAGTACTGGTTATCGGCAGACGACGTTAGAAGATATCGCTCGACATGCCGGCATCGCCAAAGCGTCGATGTATCGCTACTTCGAGAACAAACAGGAGCTGCTAGCAAAGATCTTCCTCAAAGTTGCTGGGACCTTTGCGCTCGGGCTGCAACCACTGCAACATGCTTCTATTTCTCCAGAAGAGAAGTTGCGACGGGCAATTCAACATCTCCTACGTACTATCGGTGAAAATGTCGCTCTCTTCACTGTCTTTTATGGTGAAGAAGCGGATTTGCCAGACCGGCTGCGTGCCGAAGTGAGTGAGGCACGACAACACGTGGCTGCCGGACTAGAACAGGTTCTTCGAGAGGGCATGGCACAAGGAGTTTTTCGTGATCTCAATGTCAAGCTTACTGCCCAGGCCATCATTGGCATGTGTGCCTGGTTGCATAAGTGGTATAGCTCTAGCGGGGAACGTCTGGATGACATTGCGACCGAGTTCGTTGAATTGATCGAACGCGGCTGTCTTGCGACGCGCGGGGCTGAGGCCGAAGATGCGCTCGCGGATCGTCTGCGACACGTGCACGACATGCTGGGGTCATTGATCGGGCGAGCGGAGCGCTTAGAAAAGGCCAGTCGTTAG